Genomic segment of Drosophila ananassae strain 14024-0371.13 chromosome 2L, ASM1763931v2, whole genome shotgun sequence:
ACGGTCCGCGACAGCAGCGCCGAAGCTCTCGGCACCCTCATGAAGCTGATGGGTGAGAAGGCAGTGGCGCCTTTGCTGACCGACATAGATCCCCTCAAAATGGGAAAGATCAAAGAGAGCCACGACAAGGCGGAGATCAAGATAAAGGTTGCCGGCCCCAAAAAGGAGGCTCGACCTGCCTCAGCTCCACCGGTCAAGGCTGCTGCTCCCGCCAAGGCAGCAGCCGGCAGTGCGGAGCCGAAGCCTGTAACTCGACCCGCCACCACAGGGGCACGCAAAGTGGTGAAGAAAGCATCTGGCGGCCCATCTGGCGGTGGTGCATCTGGCGGAGGTGCAGTCGCAGCTGCCAAAGGATCGGGCAAGGCCCTGGCAACGGAGAGAGAGCTGGCACCCGAAGAGGTCCAGGCCAAGGCCGAAGAATTTCTGCCGGCGGATATCCTCAGTGGTCTCGTGGACTCTAACTGGAAAAATCGTCTTGCATCTGTGGAACAACTCATGGGCGATATAACCAGTTACGATGCCAAGCAGGCGGGGATATCCCAAATATTGATCCGCACAATCAGCGGACGCAAGCCTGGACTCAAGGAGATGAACTTTCAGGTGAGAAGACTAAagagttttaattttaattgcgaATAAAATCCAAATCGAATGTCTTTCTGTCTCAATAGTTTCTATAGACCATTTTAGGAACAAAACCTGTTTTTCCGTCATGGCTATAATTAAGACATCCAACTTATGCGgtgatttaattatttttcaggTGCTCAAGTTTAAATTGGATGTTATACGCAGTGTGGCTGAAAACTATCCGCTGACCACAACAACTGTGGACCAGGTGATCAACGAAATAACCGAGAAACTTGCCGACGCCAAAAATGGCGCCGCAGCCTCCGATGTCCTCACCGCTTTTGCGGAAGCCACCAAACTGGAATACGTTGTGGGCAAAGTGCTGACATTTGCCTTTGAGCAGAAGTCACCCAAAGTCCAGTCGGAGGCGTTTAATTGGGTCAACAAGTCCATCACCGAGTTCGGCTTCCAGCTGCAGCCCAAAACCCTGATCGAAGACGTTCGCAAAGGTGTTCAGAGCACAAATCCTACGGTACGCGGCGCGGCCATCCAACTAGTGGGCACCATGTCCATGTACATGGGCAATGCCCTGATGATGTTCTTCGACAGCGAGAAGCCGGCTCTAAAGTCCCAGATTCAGGCCGAGTTCGACAAGAATCTGGGCGAGAAACCGCCGAAGCCGGTGCGTGGCGTTCAGAAGGCtagtggaggaggaggtgccAGCAACTCCGCGGAGAATGAGGAAGAGGAGGGCGGTGCCGTCGAAGAGGAACCCATCAACATGGCGGATCTCTTGCCGCGCGTCGATATTGCTCCACAGATCACGGAGACCCTGCTGAAGGAAATGTCCGACAAGGACTGGAAGGCTCGCAATGAAGGGCTGACGAAGCTGCAGGCGATCATCTCCGAGGCGCGCCTGATCAAGCCCAGTATCGGGGACTTGGCCCCAGCGTTGGCGCATCGCCTAGTTGACTCCAATGCAAAGATCGCGCAGACGGCGCTCTCCATTTGCGAGCAGCTGGCCACAGCCATGGGCGCCGGCTGCCGAAGCTATGTGCGCACTCTTTTCCCGGGATTCCTGCACGCCTTGGGAGACAACAAGAGCTTCGTGCGGGCCGCCGCCCTGAACTGCATCAATTGCTTTGGGGAGAAGGGCGGCTACAAGGAGTTCTTCGAAGCGGAGATGATTGCCGATGCCCTCAAGGGTGGATCTCCAGCTCTGAAGTCTGAGCTGTGGGCCTGGCTGGCGGATAAGCTGCCTGGTCTGCCGCCAAAGTCAGTGTCCAAGGAGGATCTGCATGCCATGGTGCCGCATCTGTATGCCCACATCTGCGATCGGAATGCGGACGTGCGCAAAAACGCAAACGAGGCTGTTCTGGGCATCATGATCCACCTGGGCTACGAAGCCCTGGTACGAGCTCTGGATAAGCAGAAGCCGGCATCGAAGAAGGACATTTCGGCGGCCCTGGATAAGGCGCGACCCAATCTTCCAGTGAAACCCCTACCCAAGGGCAAGCAGCAGGCACCCATTCCCGAAGAGCCCAAGGCTAAGACGGTACGCGGTGGAGGTGGCGCTGCCAACAGCGGCGCAGCTGGAGGTATTCAAAAGAGTGCATCGGCGCGATCGGCCGGAGGACAGGACAAACAGCCGGCACCGACGCGCAAGAAGGACGAGGACGTCGACACCTCGCCACTACTGGCGATAAACAATGCAAAGAACCAGCGTCTGCTGGATGAGCAGAAGATGCGGGTGCTCAAGTGGACTTTCACGACGCCGCGCGAAGAGTTCACCGAGCTGCTGCGCGAGCAAATGATGGCCGCGAATGTCAACAAGGCTTTATTGGCCAACATGTTCCACGACGATTTTCGGTAAGATTTGGCTTTAAATCCCTATTGGACATCTTTATAATAATTCCTTTTCTTTCGTCCAGCTATCACTTAAAAGTCATTGAGCAGTTGAGCGATGATCTGGCTGAGAACAGCAAGGCCTTGGTATGCAATCTGGACCTGATACTGAAATGGCTCACTCTGCGTTTCTACGATACGAACCCTTCTGTGCTGATTAAGGGTCTCGACTATCTGGTGCAGGTCTTCCAGATGCTCATCGACATTGAGTACATCCTGGCCGAAAACGAGGGCAGCTGCTTTGTGCCCCACCTTCTGCTGAAGGTGAGCTTATTGGGAGGATGTGAGAATCCagaataaagtatatattctcCTTTTAGATTGGAGACCCCAAGGATGCCGTTAGGAATGGAGTGCGAAGGGTTTTGCGTCAAGTTATCCTGGTCTTCCCCTTCGCAAAGGTCTTTGGCTACGTAATGGAGGGCCTCAAGTCGAAGAACGCTCGCCAACGTACCGAGTGTCTGGACGAGCTGACCTTCCTGATCGAATCGTACGGCATGAACATATGCCCTCCGGCAGCGGTGCGAGAGATTGCTCGCCAGATCTCCGATCGGGACAACTCTGTGCGCAGTGCCGCTCTCAACTGCGTCGTCCAGATATTCTTCCTTGCCGGCGAGAAGACCTACAAGATGATTGGCCAGCTGAATGAAAAGGATCTGTCTATGCTGGACGAACGCATTAAGCGGGCCAAGAAGACAAAGAAACCGGCGCCTCCACCCGTCGTTGAGGGGCCCAGCGGGACTAGACCTTCGGTCGTTCCCCAGCAGGACAGCATTGAGATCGAGGATGCAGTGGTGGGCAACGGATGCGATGAGCTGCCTCCGCCGGACGATGAGGGGTAAGTGTACGGGGTGGGACTGGTCAGATTCTAAAGCACTATCTTAAGACCTAGCTACAGCCTCCTAACCCAACCACTCAGCTTGGTGAGTGCCCTGATCAGCCGAGGGTTGGAAACTACTGCCGGCTTTATGAGTCAGGCCCTGTCGCACCAAGGCAGGTCCCAGGCGGGTTCAAGACCATCAAAAATACCCATTGGACTGATCCAAAAGAGCTGGAATGAGAAGCATGTGTGACACATGcgtcttttatatatattttgttacaTGTACTATATAGAAGTTCTGAATACAACTTCAGATAACCCATAAGGTGCTAGAcatgccatttttttttaattttgaaagtttttttattgggttattgaatttaatttcaaacaaTAATCAGTAACagtatagagttaaaaaaatatagataatGTTTTAAAAAGAATTCCTTCCTAGACACTTCCATGGGGAGAGGTGTTTAATAGTATATGTGTGTTCCTGAAAGTGGTTTCCAACCTCGGATATATCCCAGTAGCCTTACTTTTGTTTACCCTGTTGATTTCTGTtgattttggttttatttctTACCCACTCTCAGTTTGCAGCGGGCGTTGAATGCGCGTGGGCAGAGCAACCTGGCGGAGCGGAGTGCCACCAGCGTGGTATCATACTTGAACTCCCTGACTCGGCAGGCGTAATGTGGCTTTCATTTTTTACTTTGTGTTGTTTTGAgttcgtttttgttttgtgtgctGCTTGCTGGcgtgtgtttttgtttgtcgCAGTCGCCTATGCCCTTCCTGTCGGCCCTGTTGGGGCTATGCTTTGCATGTTACTGGCACAGTTGTGTTTAACTAGTTGGGCTTAACTAACACAATCGTTCTTTTTTCTCCCCAATAACCAAACACATTCGCAGGACATTTGATCAGGCGCCGTCGTCGCAGCTGCTCCTCTTACAACAGCAACTGGCTCAATTACAGCAGCAGGCCCAGCTGCAGAAGCCCAGCGGTCCCTTCGGACTGGACCCGCAGGTGATAAATGAGATTGAAAAGGATTGGGTCCGTGTGGACCAAATGGAACTGAAGTCGGTGACGAATGTGGACATCTCTGCGCTTGACGAGTCAATCAAGATACGGGCCGTTGCAGGCGGAGTGCAGTATCCTCAGGAGAAGTTCGATCGCTTGATTTCGCGCCAGCATTACCTTCAACAGACCCTGACCACATCCCCATCCTCGGCTGGTGGCGGGGCTAGTGGTATCTCGCCCTACCGCAGTCCCATGCGCCTGCAACTTCAGCAACAGCCCCAGCAAATGGACAATAACATGCCGAAGTAAGTATTCTTACTCCTTTTCTCTAGCAGTCTCTGAAATAGTTTCTTTTCTTCCACAGTTTGGCCGATGTGCTGCCCAAGCATGATCCTCAGCTGGTGAAGGTCATCAAGTCGGTCAGCAGCACAGACACCTTGAAGGCACGTGCGGCCATTAATGAGCTGGCCGCCATAATCGAATCTCCCGAGAAGCAGGCCGTGCTCCGAGACTACGAAGAAATATTCATACAGAATGTGCTGGCACAGCTAAAGGTGAGTACTTCTTTTCGAGCCTTTTCATTTCACTAATAGAATGGATTGCCCTTCCAGAATCTCTCTCAGATGCCTTCGGCCCAGTCCGTGGTGGTTTACCAGCCACTATTGTCCATATTATACACCTTTTTCCATGCCAACATTCTGGGCAAGACGCTGAGCGTTGCCTGCATTAAAAATCTCATGTCATCGCTGCTGAATCTAATGGCTGATCCGAAACTGGCCGTGGGGGATGACAGCCAGTACAACAAGGTGATCAACGGCATTTGCCTTAAAGTGCTGGACAAAGTAGACTTTACGAATTTAAACTGGTTAGTTATAAAAGACTAAAAATTGCTAGGTGACTCTAATCAAGGTCTTTTTCGAACAGTGCTCTTATCCGATTGCTGCGCGAGACTTGTCCAGAAGCGAAGCTGCCAAAGTTCACAGATCTTCTAATGAAGTGCATCTGGCGGAATGTGAAAATGCTGCCGGAGCGCAGCAATGAGCTGAACTACGATGCTGTCATATTGGAAGTCCACGAGTTCATGCTGGCCCTACCCAGCACCTGGTGGCAGAACCGTCCGTCGGACACCCCGATGCGCACCATCAAGACCATTCTGCACAACATGGCTAAAGTGAAGGGAAATGCCATCCTCCAGCATCTCAACCAGATACCCACACATTCGGAGCTGCACACGTATCTGATACGCATCCTTAAGGTTTGTAGTGATCGTAACTTCTTTATGATCTTTACTTTAGTTATACCATGTGTTTTATACAGAATTTCCAAAAGGATGGATCTGTAACTGCTTCTGGAGCATCACCACAAAGAGCCAAGGAGATCGCCTCTAAGCGTATTTCGCACCAGACTCACGACACAGTATCTCAGATCTTCAAGCTAATCTCTGACCGAGATACAAAGCAGCAAGGTCTGCAAAAGCTTTACGACTTCAAGGTTTGTCTTGTCTGGGTGTTCTTATGGATATGGATTATAGAATAAAGTAAATTTTTGCAGAAACAAAACCCCGAAATTGACCTTAGCACCTTCCTGCAAGGTTCAAGTGCCACTTTCCACAAGTACATCGAGGAGGGGCTGGCCGAAATCGAACGTAGTCACCATACCGACACCGGCACACAGGCGCCGGATAATCGTACAGGTAAGAGCGCCTCATAGATCATTTAACACCGCGAATGCATCTACTAACCCCACGCACACCAACTTACATTTATACGCGACCCACTGCAGCAGCTACCCGTTCTTATCTCACAGATGCCAACCACCAGAACACCGCCCACGATGCCGACTTCTGGATGGATCGTCTGCAGTATCATCTGAGTGGAGGCGGTGTGGGCGGCAAGCTGTCCTCCGGCCGCTCCGCAGATGATGGCTCCCATATGCTGGACAACAAGGTGGCCGACGAGAATCTGTGCCTGAACTCAATTAACTCTCAGAAGGCGTCCCTCATCAAGCGCGATGTGAGTTGATCTATCAGCATTACTAAGTGGATATCTAAAATGTCATTGATTTTCAGAAGCGGGACATGTCGCCGAACCGGTTGCAGCACCTCCAGGCCAAGTTGGCCCAGATCAAGAAGGAGAATCACGTCTAATTAGTTGGGCTAAGGCTTCCGGAGGCTGGAAATCCTAAGCTATACATATAAGATaccgaaacagaaacaggCAATGACGCCCAAACATAAAGCGAGCAAGGCCTCGTTTACTACATgatcatttattatttaacatAGTTGTATGCTTTTCAAGTCGGcacatctatatatatatatttacgtaAATAATGTTTAGTAACAAGAGCAGCAGCGAGTGTCGAAAGCAGATTAACAACAGTAACAATAATTAACAGATCACACTATAACTACTATGCCTACTCCAAACTATATATTGTACTTGTTCTAATATAACAATTGATCGGTCTAATGTATTAGCACTGAGTTGTGTTCTGTATGCGATTCAATTTGAATTGACTCGATTGGCCGAGCTGAGATTGAGATTTAGATCCTGATTTACCCTGTAATTGTGACTGTGACTGTGACTGTAACTGCGACCGGGTTCCATTTTAGATCGCTTGTTAGTTTAAATTATCAGTTATCAGTGAATTATCAGCAGCAGAGTGTTAATGGTTTGTGTTTTGCATCGCTCTCTGCACCGCTAGGATCGGTTCTTGTTATGTCTGGTTATGTTTTCCACACTCAACACGCCTCAAATTGTTTCAAGCCAAGCGTGGGGCTCAGTGCGCGCTAAAAACTCTAATTTATACTCGTATTAGCTAACAGTAGTTTTTACCAAATAGCAGTTACcctttaacttttttttagttCAGTAAGACCCGTTCAGTTTTATCTTCACACATCCCTCCCAAACACACCACACCCACTCACACATCCTCACAAATATACACTGATTTTTAAGCAGCTGGCACGCAGGACACGCTGGATAACAAACACATAGGACACGCGAGCGTATTTTTGTAACATCCTCATGAACTATATGCGAAAATAAatgttatatttataattcagCCATCCTTGCCTTTCTTTTTAATCGGCCACTGGCACCACATCCTCCGTGATTTCAGTGAGCAGCTCGTCATCCTCTCCGTCCTCGCCGCCCTTGGAGGTCTTGGAGTAGCGCGATGAGATGGTGGCCACACGAATGGCTGCCTTGAAGCCGACGCGAGCCTTCATCTTGGCCAGTTTGGCCTTCCAGTTCTCGTCTCGCGACGGCAAGTCGTTGAGGTACTCGATCATCTCCTCCTTTTTGGGATCCACTATGGCCAGCACCGACATGCATCCGTCCACAGTTCCCAGGACAATTGCCCGCCCGTCCTTGCTGCTCTTGATCGCCGTCAGTTCGGCCTGCAGCCTGTAGTTGGCTATCATCTCGGTGTCACCGGTGCGGAAGACTCGAATGGTCTTCCGTCCGCTATGATAATAGGCCACATACTCGTCGTTTTCCGTAAAGATGCAGATCACCGAGAACACGCCTTCCGCCACCTTGGGAATGAAGGTCTTCACAGTGGTTCCCTTCCGCAGTTCCAGCATCTCCAGACCGCCCCGCGTCGGAGCATACAGACCGCACTTTCCATCCCGAGTGATGCTGCCGCCCCACTTAGGAACGGAGCGCACGTGCTTCTTGGTTTTGATGTCCATAACGCTGCCCTTCTCGCTGCTAATCACCGCCACCTGGTTGGCCTTGTGCGGCATAGGGACAAGAGAGATCACCTCCTTAATGGAGCATCCCTTCAGCAGGATCTTGGACACGAAAGCTCCGTTCGCGGCGCTGTACACGCCCAGGCAGTCCTTGTTGGACTTGTCCACTGTCACCACCACAATGTATGCGTTGTCTGCCGTAATCACAGATTGCCGGAAGGGCATGCCCGTGATCATCCGGATGGGAAAGTCAAATCGGAAGAGGATTTGGCCCTCTGTAAGGAATAAAtatgaatttaattaaaggTTACAGGATCTCTTTGAAGAAACTACTTCACCTGGCACAGATCTCATCGTTGTAATGGCTGTAAGTCGATTGGCTTCATCTCCTGCTCCTCCGGCAGCTGCCGCCAGGATATCCCGCTGATTGATGTTCGGAACGGAAACGGTGAGCACCTTATATCCGTAGTCCATGAGCGTTATCTGCTGGATTCCGGGCTGGTCGTCTCTGTAGACCACCTGTTCGGAGACACGATTCCAGATGAGGAACTTTCCGGTCTCCGAGGATATGATGTAACGTCCGTCCGGTGTGATTTCTGCGTGGGTGACAATGGCGCCCAAAGGACTGTCGGCCAGCTTGGCCAGCAGACGGCCGGAACGTGTCTCCCAGACTCCCACACAGCTTCTAGTGACTGTGACCGCCATGTCCACCTCCGAGAGACTGATATCATCGATCTGCAGCTCATGCCGGTCGATGACGTGCACCTTTTCGAAGATATTGTTTATGTTCCACACCTTCACCGATCGATcgatggaggaggtgaccaggTTGTTCCAGTTTCCAATCGTCAACGGCTCCAGCTGGATGATGCGGCCAAAGTGGGCGTCCAGCACCTTGGCCAGCTGCCCGGAGCTGAGGCACCACACGTACAGATTTTTGCGCACTCCGGCCACGGCGTAATCCAATCGGGAGCTGACCATGATGGAGTTGGACTGCATAATGCGGGTGGTAATGTTGCGCACTCCGTGGGGCAGCGGCAGATACAATGCAATGTCCGTAAGACGCGACTCCACCTCCGAATCCTTTTTGCGACCACCGAAGTCCCAGATAACGAAACCCTTCCCAGCCGTTCCCAGCAGCATACGGTCGTGCTGGTCCAGCCGCAGTTGCAGGAGCATCTCCTTGTCGTCGTTCTCGAATCGCGGCAGGTTCTCCACCAAACTCCAGCGAATCTCGCCGGTTTCCGCATCTTCGATGAAGTCGAAGACCGATACCTCAAAGTTCTCCTCGTTGGCACAGCCATATGCTCGGGTCCGTCCCTTGTTCATCACCATGGCGCTAAAGAATTTCTGAGAATTGGAGTAGTTGCTACCACGACACGAGTCCAGTCTCAGGCGCATTTCATTGATGGATCCCGACCAGAATACGACATTGTAGTCCGTTGGGGTGAAGAATTCCATATCTAAATGTAAGGAATAATTTCAAGGATTATTAAGAACAGATTACTTCCTAAATATGTAGGATTACTTACTCAGAATCTCCCAATCGTTGTTATCGCCAGGCACCTCAAAGGTGTCCACCAGGTTCCCACGCATATCGAACTGAGCCCATCGTAGTTTGCAAGTGATAAATAGGCTTTTGAAAAGATATAATATGAGTTATACGTTAGGATGATACTTCAGGGCAAACCCACTTTTGATTGAGAAGATAGAGTCCGCTGACTGGTCCATGGGACTCCTCGAAAGGACTGTTGATCACCACAAACTCGCTGGAGAGCATGTTGAGGAGCACTGTCTGGTTGTTGTTGGAGTAGGCGGCGGCCCACTTGTTGTCCGGGCTCAGGACGAGCTGTTGCATGATGCCTTCGATGCCAGGATTCACATCCCGAGTCAGATCCGAGGTGGACAAGTCGAAGGTGATGAAGTGCGTGGAAATGGAGACCATGTAGCGCATGTCGCTGGTGAGGCAAAAGGCGAAGACTGCAAATTGGTGACCCTCCAAGGAGTACTAGAAATAAAATGgattttttaaacttaatcATAATGCATTTTTTGAAGTCCTACCTTCAAAGGACCTCCTGGTGTATGAAGGCAATGATTAACCGGAATGAGGGCACAATCCTTGGGACCACAGCGATCGCAAGCCCGCAGCAACATCTTTATATTCGGATTACCCCCGATCTCGGGCAGCAAGCGACCAATGAGCTGGGGTGCCAACATATTTGGGTAAATGGCCAGGATAGCGCCACCCAAGCGCAGGGCATCCGCTACCAGCATTAGTTCTCTTTTGGCCTCCTTGTCATCCGTATTGGTAGAGGCATCCTCGAAGTCGGCTAggactgcctgcaaaggacaGCTGGACAGCTTGGCGTGAAGCCAGTCGTAGTTGAAGAGGACATGCTCGAAGAGATCCTTGAACCGGCGAGAGCGGACAAAATGGAAAGGAAGCTCACCAAACTAAGGGGAAAAATATGATTAGTAGACGGTTTCAGAACCAAAATATCGGAGAACCCACCTTCCGTAGATTATATCTTTTGGAGAGGCCATCCTTGCTAGTAAATACCAGCGGTTGGATGGGCACTTTACGATCAGCGGAGCCCTCCTTGTCCGCCAAGCCGAAGCGATGCCGCTGAATCTCCGTAAACTTGAAGGGCTTGGGCACTCCACCACCCCAAATGCCAAGATAATAATCTGCAATCATGGAGTGGAAGTAAATGGCCATGTTCATGTTCTTGAAGTAGCGCTCCTTGGCGGTGTCCCGAAACTGGCGATGGTACCAGTTCATCACGTTCACCCCGTCCGCCTCGCGTTCACTCAGATAGTTGGGCAGATCATTGCGGATACGGGTCCAGAGCAGGGGAGGAATACGCCGCACCGGAGGCATGTGGTACTGATAGACGTCGTCCAGCACCTTGTCATCCAATGAAATGAGATCCTCCAGCTCGCTCTCGGATAGCCCAGACTTAGAAGCAGTGATATAGGCCAGAGCATGGAAGACCAGGATGCGGCCGTGCTGCTTCTCCACCCGCTCGAACAGCAGCATAATGGAGTCCATGACCGTGTTGGCCAGGTGCGTCTCCTGGGGACGCGTGTAGCTACGCCAGCGGCAGATCTCGGCAAAGACGAGCTTCACGAATATGGGCAGGGAGCACTTGCTGATGGCATTCGCCACAAGACGCCACTGGTAGTTGTTCAGATCCCGGCACGCCGTCTTCATCCACATCTTGATCACGTTCATCGCCAGCTCCTCGCCCAAGGCCGTCACCTCAATGAAGTTCTCCTCCACGTCGATCATCTTGCACAGGACATGGTACTCGTGGGAGACCGTTGGATTCGCCGGCTCATTGGCGCACGAGATGATGATCTGGAAGCAGTCAATAACGCATCTGGTATACTAGATCTCGGACTTGGTTGTTGAGAAAGTTGGACTTAAAACCATGCGAGGATCGCCTCATGCAGAACGGCCTCCTTAAGGTGTCGTTTTGGGTGAGGTGTTTGCATTACACTTTCTTAGTGGCTGTTTGCGAGTGATTTTGCTTAGCACGCACAGGTCAAGCAATTGGAAGAACTTACACAGTTTCCCATTCGGGATTTGGGGCATGCAGGTGGTATGTACAGGGAATAGGGATTTCATGCGGGCTACCTAAGTACATTATAGGTCCTAAAGATATATCATACAGGTCCTATAAGATCTCACAAATACTATGTATTAAGTATATCATATAGGATCTAGGATATATCATACAGagatacaaaatatttctGCCTCTCTGCCCGGATTATGAAGCCTATCTATCTATAGTTTAATTAATCAATTCCATAAACTTTCTTATGAAAAGAAgactttatattttatgagtcctgaaaaactttaaaaccaATATCTATAGTTTAGACTTAAAAAGAATATACTATTGTATAAGTCTACTAATTCGACAATtgtataacattttttaactgaatgaataataaaatctaaCCTTATAACTAAATCTGAAATCCGAAgctctttttaaaaatattgaagacCGAAAAGAGCAAATAGATCTTTGTGCTGAGGAGGTATATTAAGTGGATAGCGAAAATATCATGCAAATAGTTTTTACAGTGAGAGACCATGCATTAGAGaaagtatattttaaaatatttaagaatatcaTGCAGTTGTTATTTACAAATACTTGTTTTGGATGACAAGTCAAATTTGCGTTAGTAGCGGACTGTAACTGGAGTCCAAAACCTGACCGTAGAACTTAAGATCACGGCGCTCACCTTGCAGTGCGGCGGCAGGCGTGTGGGTATCCAGGATACCTTGTTCGAGTCTTGGGTGCCCGTCAGCTGGTCGACTGAGTCGAGGTACAGGGTCAGTGGCTGGGTGGGGCTGGCGTAAGTTAGTAATTGCTTAAAGTGTGCTGTTAAGGGGACAAGATCATCGGGTATGTTCTCGAAGGGTAGCATGTAGTTGTAAGATATCTACAggatattgtatttttttttttcgttttgtcGGGGAGTATATGAGTGAGAGTGGTAgagtttggaagaaaatttagtTGGATTAGTTTGGAGTTAGCTCAAGCTCAAGGGGCTTGGTTAtggttttggatttggattcACTTCACCTGCTGGCAAATGGAAATCAGGGTGGCCGTCAAGGCACTGGAGTCCGGCGTGGTGCCCAGGAAACGGATGACATTGATGGGCCGGGCGTGGACGAACCACTCGGTGGCCACGAGGGAAGCGCTCTTGGAGAGGAGCGAGGTCTTGCCGCAGCCTCCGTCGCCGAAAAGGACAAGTGGCTTATCTGAATCCCCCAGCATATAGCGCTTGATACGTTCGCAACTTTCTTCGCGTCCGTAGAATATCTTCACCGAATTGTTGCAAGCATGCAAATGCTGAAGGATCTCAGTTACTATCTGCCCCTG
This window contains:
- the LOC6494783 gene encoding protein mini spindles isoform X4 yields the protein MTEDTEYKKLPVEERCVHKLWKARVDGFEEAAKIFRELDDEKSPEWSKFAGLIKKMVVDSNAMAQEKGLEAALIFVENSGLAGRTVGDVMNGIVQKCIAAPRTKTKELSVQVTLMYVEIEKQEAVVEELVKGMEAKNPKIVSACVAASTQALREFGNKVISVKPLIKKLAPLMSDRDKAVRDEGKQLAVEIYRWIGAPMKQQINTLPQVTLKELEDEFDKLKGERVEPSRYLKSQQEKQAKMAEVAAENEDAYNEEDGEAGAEEIDPMDLMDPVDILSKLPKDFYDKLEEKKWTLRKESLEALEKILTDNPKLENGEYGTLVSTLKKIITKDSNVVLVAMAGKCLALLAKGLAKRFSNYASACVPSLLEKFKEKKPNVVTALREAIDAIYLSTSLEAQQESIVESLANKNPSVKSETAMFLARALTRTQPTAINKKLLKLLTTSLVKTLNEPDPTVRDSSAEALGTLMKLMGEKAVAPLLTDIDPLKMGKIKESHDKAEIKIKVAGPKKEARPASAPPVKAAAPAKAAAGSAEPKPVTRPATTGARKVVKKASGGPSGGGASGGGAVAAAKGSGKALATERELAPEEVQAKAEEFLPADILSGLVDSNWKNRLASVEQLMGDITSYDAKQAGISQILIRTISGRKPGLKEMNFQVLKFKLDVIRSVAENYPLTTTTVDQVINEITEKLADAKNGAAASDVLTAFAEATKLEYVVGKVLTFAFEQKSPKVQSEAFNWVNKSITEFGFQLQPKTLIEDVRKGVQSTNPTVRGAAIQLVGTMSMYMGNALMMFFDSEKPALKSQIQAEFDKNLGEKPPKPVRGVQKASGGGGASNSAENEEEEGGAVEEEPINMADLLPRVDIAPQITETLLKEMSDKDWKARNEGLTKLQAIISEARLIKPSIGDLAPALAHRLVDSNAKIAQTALSICEQLATAMGAGCRSYVRTLFPGFLHALGDNKSFVRAAALNCINCFGEKGGYKEFFEAEMIADALKGGSPALKSELWAWLADKLPGLPPKSVSKEDLHAMVPHLYAHICDRNADVRKNANEAVLGIMIHLGYEALVRALDKQKPASKKDISAALDKARPNLPVKPLPKGKQQAPIPEEPKAKTVRGGGGAANSGAAGGIQKSASARSAGGQDKQPAPTRKKDEDVDTSPLLAINNAKNQRLLDEQKMRVLKWTFTTPREEFTELLREQMMAANVNKALLANMFHDDFRYHLKVIEQLSDDLAENSKALVCNLDLILKWLTLRFYDTNPSVLIKGLDYLVQVFQMLIDIEYILAENEGSCFVPHLLLKIGDPKDAVRNGVRRVLRQVILVFPFAKVFGYVMEGLKSKNARQRTECLDELTFLIESYGMNICPPAAVREIARQISDRDNSVRSAALNCVVQIFFLAGEKTYKMIGQLNEKDLSMLDERIKRAKKTKKPAPPPVVEGPSGTRPSVVPQQDSIEIEDAVVGNGCDELPPPDDEGTFDQAPSSQLLLLQQQLAQLQQQAQLQKPSGPFGLDPQVINEIEKDWVRVDQMELKSVTNVDISALDESIKIRAVAGGVQYPQEKFDRLISRQHYLQQTLTTSPSSAGGGASGISPYRSPMRLQLQQQPQQMDNNMPNLADVLPKHDPQLVKVIKSVSSTDTLKARAAINELAAIIESPEKQAVLRDYEEIFIQNVLAQLKNLSQMPSAQSVVVYQPLLSILYTFFHANILGKTLSVACIKNLMSSLLNLMADPKLAVGDDSQYNKVINGICLKVLDKVDFTNLNCALIRLLRETCPEAKLPKFTDLLMKCIWRNVKMLPERSNELNYDAVILEVHEFMLALPSTWWQNRPSDTPMRTIKTILHNMAKVKGNAILQHLNQIPTHSELHTYLIRILKNFQKDGSVTASGASPQRAKEIASKRISHQTHDTVSQIFKLISDRDTKQQGLQKLYDFKKQNPEIDLSTFLQGSSATFHKYIEEGLAEIERSHHTDTGTQAPDNRTAATRSYLTDANHQNTAHDADFWMDRLQYHLSGGGVGGKLSSGRSADDGSHMLDNKVADENLCLNSINSQKASLIKRDKRDMSPNRLQHLQAKLAQIKKENHV